CCAGACACCGAAAAGGAAAACAACATGATTATGACATGTTCAAGAAAAATGGACCACCGCCTCTGCCACCAGAGGTTGAACTCGGTGTTGACCTTGGCTACCTCGGTATCAAAAAAGATTACCCTGAGTTGAACGTGAATATCCCTGTGAAAAAACCAAAGAAAAAAGAGCTCACCAAACAGGAGAAACGATACAACAAAAAACAAAGGAAAGCACGGGTGATCGTGGAACACACCATCGCCAGGATGAAAAAATTCCGCATCATGGCTGAAGAATTTCGAAACAGCCTCACACGATACGACCGTATGACGTCTATCGTCTGTGGATTAGTGAATTTCACCGTACAATCAGAGTAAAAATAGCTAGTTGGGGGAGGCTAGAAGAGAACAGTTGTTCCAGTTTTATAATTATGCAAAAGGTCTATTTATTAAACAAAATCAAATTTATTCACAAAATCTAGTTTATAATAAGTTTCTTTAATATAATATTGTTACCGTCATGGGGGATTCCTATGAACTTCATCCCGAACTCAGCAATAAAAAATAATATGCTTAAAGAAACAGGGTTAAAAGACATCGAAGAACTATTCTTAGATATACCAAAACAAATACAGATTAAAAAATTGAATCTCCAAAAGGGTTTATCCCAGCAAGAAACAGAACAAAAACTTAGAGAGATATCAAACAAAAACAGACCAACAAACAACATGCCAAGTTTTCTAGGGGGAGGAATAAAACCACACTATATACCACCAGCTGTTAAATCAATAATATCTCGAGCAGAGTTTTACACTGCTTACACTCCATACCAACCTGAGGCGTCACAGGGTTTCCTGCAAGCCATGTTTGAATACCAGAGCATAATCGCAGAAATAACAGGCATGGATATCTCCAATGCATCATTGTACGATGGTGCTACTGCTCTAGGTGAAGCATCACTTATGTGTTCACGAATAAACCAGAAAAAAACATTTGTTATACCTCAAAACATTTCTTGGGAGAAAAAATCTGTTCTAAAAAACTATACAAAAGGCTCTGGTATAAGAATAAAAGAAATATCTTATGATGATGAAACAGGTAAAATTAATTTAGAGGAACTAAAACAAAGTGTTGATAATGATACTACTGGGGTTTATGTTGAGAATCCAAATTTTTTTGGTGTTTTTGAGGATGGTGTTGAAGAAATCAGTGAAATTGTAAAAGATCCGGGTTCTCTCTTTGTTGTTGGGGTTGATCCTGTATCGCTTGGAATTGTAAAAAGCCCTGGTGAGTATGGTGCAGATATTGTGATTGGTGAGGGAAGATCTTTTGGTAATACTATGGATTTTGGTGGTTCAAGTCTTGGTATTTTTGCTTGTAGAAACGAGTTTTTACGTCAGATGCCTGGTCGTATAATTGGTATGACTAAAGATTTGGATGGTAGACGAGCTTTTTGTATGACTCTTCAGACGAGGGAGCAGCATATAAGGCGTGGTAAAGCTACTAGTAACATTTGTACAAACGAGGGTTTATGTGCTCTTACGGCGGTGGTATATCTTGCGTGGCTTGGTGGCAATGGCTTAGAGGAGCTTAGTAGAGTTAATTTTGAGAGAGGACAAAAATTAGTAAAACTAATAAGTTCTATTGATGGTTTTGAAAAAAGGTTTATGGGCATTCATTTTAATGAGTTTGTAATTAAATCAAAAACAGATACAAATAAAGTTAACAAAGAATTATTGAAAAAAGATGTACAGGGTGGTTTATCGCTTGGTAGATGGTATCCAGAGCTAAGGGATTGTATGCTTTTTGGTGTCTCTGAAATGCACACAGACAAAGACATAGAAAAACTTGTTTCTGCACTAGAAGAGGTGTCACATGTATAGGTCGGCTGTTTATGATGAACCATTGTTAAACGAGCTTGAGTCATACAAAAAAGTATGCAGAGATAAACAAAACAATATTTTGCCAACTTCTATTCAGCGAAAAGAAAAAATCTGTATACCTGACCTAGATGAAACTCAGGTTGTAAGACATTTCCTTCACCTCAGTCAGATGAACTATGGTATAGATTCCGGTATTTACCCTCTTGGTTCATGCACCATGAAATACAACCCAAAGATATGCGAAGAAATAAGTAGATGGGATAACTTTGCAAACACACATCCATACCAGGATCCTTCGACAATACAAGGAAATCTACAAATAATGTATGAACTAGAAAAAATGTTGTGTGAAATATCTGGCATGGATTATTTTACACTTCAACCAGCAGCAGGTGCACATGGTGAATTCTTGGGAATGCTGATAACTAGGGCGTATCACGAATTCAACAAAGACAACCAACGATATGAGGTTATACTCCCAGATACTTCACATGGTACAAACCCAGCGAGTGCTACAATGGCTGGCTACAGATTAATAGAAATACCATCCACCAAAGAGGGAACAGTTGACCTAGAAATACTAGAGAGAACCCTCTCAGAAAAAACCGCTTGTTTTATGCTGACAAACCCAAACACACTAGGCATATTCGAATCAGACATACTTGAGATATCTAAACTAGTACACAAAGCAGGTGCACTACTATACTATGATGGTGCTAACATGAACGCTATAATGGGAAAGGCAAGACCCGGTGACATGGGTTTTGATATCGTACATCTAAACCTTCATAAAACATTTGCGACACCGCATGGTGGAGGTGGACCAGGTAGTGGACCAGTAGGCGTCAAAGAGAAACTAGAAAAATTCTTACCGATACCGAGAGTAATAAGAGACAAAAAAGGTAACTATGATTTTGACTACAACTACCCATATTCAATTGGTAAAATAAAAGGATTCTATGGCAATTTCTCTGTTTTACTAAAAGCATATGTTTACCTAACAATGATGGGGGGAGACGGACTGAGAGAAGCATCAGAAATAGCTGTACTAAACTCGAACTATATGAAAAAGAAACTAGTTGAATCAAAAAAATATGAGATGCCATACAAACAGCTAAGGAAACACGAGTTTGTGTTAAGCTGCGAGAAACTAAAACAAGAAAAAAACATTAGAGCATTAGACGTAGCAAAACGTCTTCTTGACTATGGTTTGCATCCTCCAACAATATATTTCCCACTTATAGTGAAAGAAGCACTTATGATAGAACCAACAGAATCAGAACCGAAAAACGAGTTAGACAAATACATAGATGCTTTAATCAAGATCGCTGATGAAAAACCGGATGTTGTTAAAAACGCACCAAATAACACATCAGTTAGACGCATTGATGATGTTGGTGCAACAAAAAACCCTGTGCTAACCTGGAAGATGAGTAGGTAGCTTCATTCTTGTTGTCCCTCTGTTTTTTCATAGAGAGTAAGTAAAATACCAATTATGCCGCCCAATATAAACACTATAGAAAAAGCATAAGGTCCTATGTCATACCATACATTAAAAGTTATACCCCAGTATATATAGAAACTGACACCTGCTATCAAAGCTAATAAAGAAACTAGGGTGAACACATTAAAGTTTCTTATGTTGAATTTTATCATATTTTATTCCACCTTTTATACATTATTTACAGTCAATGGGAGCACTGGGATTTGAACCCAGATCGACGGGTCTCTTCTAGGTCATCGCTCCAGTTATTCATCACAAAGTCAGATGACCCTCTTTTAATCACACCTAACTGGAGCCCGTAATGATGCCGGGTTACACCATGCTCCCATCAGAGATAAGCCTACTTCTTTCTAGCTCGCTTCTTGCGTCTCATACGTTTCTTCCGCCATTTCCATCGCATCTTATGGCGTTTTTTCCATGCACGTGAAC
This DNA window, taken from Candidatus Thermoplasmatota archaeon, encodes the following:
- the gcvPB gene encoding aminomethyl-transferring glycine dehydrogenase subunit GcvPB, producing the protein MYRSAVYDEPLLNELESYKKVCRDKQNNILPTSIQRKEKICIPDLDETQVVRHFLHLSQMNYGIDSGIYPLGSCTMKYNPKICEEISRWDNFANTHPYQDPSTIQGNLQIMYELEKMLCEISGMDYFTLQPAAGAHGEFLGMLITRAYHEFNKDNQRYEVILPDTSHGTNPASATMAGYRLIEIPSTKEGTVDLEILERTLSEKTACFMLTNPNTLGIFESDILEISKLVHKAGALLYYDGANMNAIMGKARPGDMGFDIVHLNLHKTFATPHGGGGPGSGPVGVKEKLEKFLPIPRVIRDKKGNYDFDYNYPYSIGKIKGFYGNFSVLLKAYVYLTMMGGDGLREASEIAVLNSNYMKKKLVESKKYEMPYKQLRKHEFVLSCEKLKQEKNIRALDVAKRLLDYGLHPPTIYFPLIVKEALMIEPTESEPKNELDKYIDALIKIADEKPDVVKNAPNNTSVRRIDDVGATKNPVLTWKMSR
- the gcvPA gene encoding aminomethyl-transferring glycine dehydrogenase subunit GcvPA, which encodes MNFIPNSAIKNNMLKETGLKDIEELFLDIPKQIQIKKLNLQKGLSQQETEQKLREISNKNRPTNNMPSFLGGGIKPHYIPPAVKSIISRAEFYTAYTPYQPEASQGFLQAMFEYQSIIAEITGMDISNASLYDGATALGEASLMCSRINQKKTFVIPQNISWEKKSVLKNYTKGSGIRIKEISYDDETGKINLEELKQSVDNDTTGVYVENPNFFGVFEDGVEEISEIVKDPGSLFVVGVDPVSLGIVKSPGEYGADIVIGEGRSFGNTMDFGGSSLGIFACRNEFLRQMPGRIIGMTKDLDGRRAFCMTLQTREQHIRRGKATSNICTNEGLCALTAVVYLAWLGGNGLEELSRVNFERGQKLVKLISSIDGFEKRFMGIHFNEFVIKSKTDTNKVNKELLKKDVQGGLSLGRWYPELRDCMLFGVSEMHTDKDIEKLVSALEEVSHV
- a CDS encoding transposase family protein, whose product is RHRKGKQHDYDMFKKNGPPPLPPEVELGVDLGYLGIKKDYPELNVNIPVKKPKKKELTKQEKRYNKKQRKARVIVEHTIARMKKFRIMAEEFRNSLTRYDRMTSIVCGLVNFTVQSE